The following are encoded together in the Hemicordylus capensis ecotype Gifberg chromosome 4, rHemCap1.1.pri, whole genome shotgun sequence genome:
- the TRIQK gene encoding triple QxxK/R motif-containing protein isoform X4: MGETQNLRATFRRLWQEEEGRKVLILRRISLVVVRSQLKIKVSWIRKMGRKDASTAKTPVDQYRKQIVRIGLQSETTWLACCSLEA, from the exons AGCAACTTTCAGGAGGTTGTGGCAAGAAGAAGAGGGCAGGAAGGTCCTGATCTTAAGAAGAATTTCGCTTGTGGTTGTTAGGAGCCAGCTCAAAATAAAG GTATCTTGGATACGGAAAATGGGTAGAAAAGATGCCTCCACTGCAAAAACTCCCGTTGATCAGTAcagaaaacaaatag TGAGAATTGGCCTTCAGTCTGAAACTACATGGCTTGCATGCTGTTCTCTAGAAGCCTGA